A region of the Mycobacterium sp. NBC_00419 genome:
CCAAGCTCAAGGAGATGGTGCCGTCACTCGGCGTCAAGCTGTCGGAGAATCCGGAGCTGTTCGCCGAGGTCTGGGCGCACGGCAACAAGGTGCTCGGCCTGGGCAGCGGAGCCGACGCCGCCCGCGCCGCCGAAGCCGTCGGCGCTGATTCCACCCCGGCCACCGGTGACCCGGAGCCGGCAGGGGTGGTGTGACGGTCGCACTGCGCCGCTCCTGGGCCAAGGACCTTGACGCGGCCACTCTCTACGAGCTGCTCAAGCTTCGCGTCGAGGTGTTCGTCGTAGAGCAGGCCTGCCCGTACCCCGAACTCGACGGCCGTGACCTGCTCGCCGAGACCCGCCACTTCTGGCTGGAGCAGCCCGACGGCGCGGTGATCTCCACGCTGCGGTTGATGGAGGAGCACTCCGCCGGGGAGAAGGCCTTCCGCATCGGTCGGGTGTGTACCCGTCGATCGGCGCGCGGTCAGGGCCACACCACCCGGTTGATGCAGGCCGCACTGGCCGATGTCGGCGATCACCCGTGCCGGATCAACGCCCAGACCTACCTCGCCGGGATGTATGCCCGGCACGGCTTCGTCGTCGACGGCGACGAGTTCGTCGAGGACGGCATCCCGCACGTCCCGATGCTCAAGAACAGCCCGTCGTGAGTACCGCCGGCTACCCGCTGAGCGCCATCGTCGGTCACGACCGGCTGCGGCTGGCTCTGGTGTTGTGCGCGGTGCGACCCGAGATCGGCGGTGTGCTGATCCGCGGCGAGAAGGGCACCGCGAAGTCGACGGCGGTGCGCGCCCTGGCGGCGGTGCTGGCCGAGGTGGACGCGGGCTCGCGGCTGGTGGAGTTACCCATCGGCGCCACCGAGGACCGGGTGGTCGGCTCGCTGGATCTGCAGAAGGTGCTGCGCGACGGCGAGCACGCGTTCTCGCCGGGCCTGCTGGCCCGCGCGCACGGCGGCGTGCTCTACGTCGACGAGGTCAACCTGCTGCACGACCACCTCGTCGACATCATGCTCGACGCCGCCGCGATGGGTCGTGTGCACATCGAACGCGACGGAGTATCGCACTCGCACGAGTCGCGCTTCGTCCTGATCGGCACGATGAATCCCGAAGAGGGAGAACTGCGTCCGCAGTTGCTCGACCGGTTCGGCCTGACCGTCGACGTGCACGCCTCCCGCGACGTCGCAGTGCGCAGCGAGGTGATCCGCCAGCGGCTGGCCTACGAGGCCGACCCGGCCGGGTTCGCCGCCCGCTACGCGCAACAGGATCGCGACCTGGCGGCGCGGATCGCCGCCGCGCGCGCCCGGGTCGACGAAGTAGTCCTGCCCGACGCCGAAGTGAATCGGATTGCGGCACTGTGCGCGGCATTCGACGTCGACGGCATGCGCGCCGACCTGGTGGTGGCCCGCACCGCGATCGCCCACGCGGCCTGGCGTGGCGCGGACGCCGTCGCCGAAGAGGACATCCGGGTGGCGGCCGAGCTGGCGTTGCCGCACCGGCGCCGCCGCGACCCGTTCGACGACCCCGGTCTGGACCCGGCCCAGCTCGACGAGGCGCTGGCCGCCACCGCCGACGGCGGAACCGAAACCGACCCGGAACCCGACCCCGAACCCGACCCACCCGGCGGCGGCCAGAGCGCCGACGGGAATTCGGGACAGACTGTGCCGCAACAAAACCCGTCGTCATCGACCACCCGGCAGTCGGCGCCGCCGGCGGCGACGTTTCGGACCCGCGCGCTGCGGGTGCCCGGCGTAGGGGAGGGCACCCCCGGGCGGCGGTCGCAGGCCCGCAACCGTTCGGGGGCGGTGATCAGCGCCACCGACCAGCCGGAGTCCGGTCACGGCCTGCACCTGTTCGCGACGGTGCTCACCGCGGCCGGACAGGGCCGGCGCCGCCCGGCTCCCGACGACATCCGCCGCGCGGTTCGGATCGGCCGGGAAGGCAATCTGGTCATCTTCGTCGTCGATGCGTCGGGTTCGATGGCCGCGCGCGACCGGATGTCGGCCGTCACCGGCGCGGCCCTGTCGCTACTGCGCGATGCCTACCAACGCCGCGACAAGGTCGCGGTCATCACCTTCCGCGGTGACGACGCCCGCCTGGTGCTGCCCCCGACGACCTCGGCACACATCGCGTCTCGGCGGCTGACCCGGTTCGACACCGGCGGCACCACGCCGCTGGCCAAGGGACTGCTGGCCGCGCGTGACGTGGTGCTGCGAGAGCGGGTCCGCGACCGCACGCGTCGCCCGCTGGTGGTAGTGCTGACCGACGGGCGCGCCACCGGTGGCCCGGATCCACTCGGCCGTACCCGCAGCGCCGCAGCGCTTCTGGTGGCCGAGGGTGCGGCCGCGGTGGTGGTGGACTGCGAGACCTCGTATGTACGGCTGGGTCTGGCAGTCGAGCTGGCCGAGCAGTTGGCGGCCCCGATGCTGCGCCTGGAGCAGTTGCGCGCAGACTATTTGGCGCAAGCTGTGCGCCGCGTCGCCTGAGCCGGGAAGGGGATCGCAGATGCCACAGGGTCAACCGCTCGTGGTGCCCGATGACGGCCTGACCACCCGGGCCCGGCGCAACACCCCGGTGCTTGCGGTGCACACCGGTCCCGGCAAGGGAAAGTCCACCGCCGCATTCGGAATGGCGTTGCGGGCGTGGAACGCCGGGATGAGCGTGGCTGTGTTCCAGTTCGTCAAGAGCGCCAAGTGGAAGGTGGGCGAGGAGTCGGCGTTCGCCGCGCTGGGCCAACTCAACGCCGAGCACGGCCTCGGCGGTGCCGTGGAGTGGCACAAGATGGGGTCGGGCTGGTCGTGGACCCGCAAGGGCGGCTCGGACGACGATCACGCCGCTGCGGCCGCCGAAGGCTGGACCGAGATCGCGACCCGCCTGCGTGAACAGCGCCACGACTTCTACGTTCTCGACGAGTTCACCTACCCGCTGAAGTGGGGGTGGGTCGACGTCGACGAGGTGGTCGAGGTGCTGCGCACCAGGCCCGGCGGCCAGCACGTCGTCATCACGGGACGCGACGCTCCCGGCCCGCTGCTCGACGCCGCCGACCTGGTGACCGAGATGAGCAAGGTCAAACACCCGATGGACGCCGGCCGCAAGGGCCAGCGCGGAATCGAATGGTGAGCGTACCCGGCGTCATCATCGGCGCCCCCTCCTCGGGAAGCGGAAAGACCACCGTCGCAACGGGTTTGATCGGTGCACTGCGGGCAGCCGGGCACCGGGTGGCGCCGTTCAAGGTCGGCCCCGACTTCATCGACCCCGGCTATCACGCGCTGGCGGCCGGCAGCCCGGGACGCAACCTGGACCCCGTCCTCGTCGGTGAGGAACTGATCGGCCCGCTGTACCGGCATGGCTCCCAGGGCTCCGACATCGCCGTGATCGAAGGCGTCATGGGCCTTTTCGACGGTCGCATCGACGAGCAGGCGGTGACCCCGGCGCGCGGATCCACCGCGGCCGTCGCCGAACTGCTCGGCGCCCCGGTGGTTCTGGTGGTCGACGCCCGCGGGCAGAGTCAGAGTATCGGCGCTGTGGTGCATGGCTTTTCGACGTTCCATCGCGGTGTGCGGATCGGCGGGGTGATCCTCAACCGGGTCGGATCGCCACGCCACGAACAGGTGCTGCGCCAGTCCTGCGACGCCGCCGGTGTCCCGGTGCTCGGCGCGATCCCGCGCCACGACGAGTTGTCGGTGCCCTCGCGTCACCTGGGTTTGGTCACCGCCGTGGAGCACGGTGAGGCGGCCCGTTCGGCGGTCGCGGCGATGACGAGCCTTATCGCCCGCCACGTGGACCTGGCCGCGGTCGCCGCGCTCGCCGGGTCCGCGGTGCAGTCCCCGGCGTGGTCGCCCCGTGACGCCATCGGAGAGCCCCTGGCGGGAGACCCGGTGGTGGCGATGGCCGCGGGCCGGGCGTTCAGCTTCGGCTACACCGAGCACACCGAACTCCTGGCCGCCGCCGGTGCGCAGGTCGTCGAGTTCGACCCGCTGTGCGAGCGCCTGCCTGCCGGGACCGCGGCGCTGGTGCTGCCGGGCGGGTTCCCCGAGCAGTACCTGCCCGAACTGGCGGCGAACACCGACCTGCGCGCCCAGATCCGCACCCTGGCCGCGCACGCGCCGGTTCAGGCCGAGTGCGGGGGACTGGCCTACCTGATGACCGAACTGGACGGGCACGCTATGTGCGGTGTGCTCAGCGGCACCGCCCGGTTCACCCCGCGGCTGACCCTCGGCTACCGCGACGCCGTGGCGGTCGCCGACTCGTCGCTCTGTGAGGCGGGCCGGCGCGTCGTCGGCCACGAATTCCACCGCACCGCAGTCGAATTCACCGATGACTACGAACCCGCGTGGGTGTTCCGGGGCACCGACGGGCAGCCGGTTCGCGACGGCGCGATCCTGGGCGGGGTGCACGCGTCGTATCTGCACACCCATGCCGCCGCCGCCCCCGCATCGGTCGCGCGGTTTGTCAGCACCGCGGCCTCAGTCACTAAGCTCGCCGGGTGACCGAGAACGCCTACCTCGTCGGACTGCGGCTGACCGGTAAGAAGGTCGTCGTGGTCGGCGGGGGAACTGTCGCGCAGCGGCGGGTGCCGGTGCTGATCGGGGCCGGCGCCGACGTGCACGTCATCGCCCGGGCCGCCACCCCGGCCGTGGAGGCGCTGGCCGAACAGAAGCCCGGCATCACGCTGCAGTTGCGCGATTATCGCGACGGCGACCTCGACGGCGCCTGGTATGCCATCGCGGCCACCGACGACCCGGCGGTCAACGCCGCGATCGTCGCCGAGGCCGAGAGCAGACAGATCTTCTGCGTGCGTGCTGACGCGGCCCGCGAGGGCACCGCGGTCACGCCCGCCTCCTTCGACCACGACGGCCTGCTGGTCGGCGTGCTCGCCGGCGGGGAGCACCGCCGGTCCGCGGCCATCCGGTCGGCCATCCGCGAGGCGTTCCAGCAGGGCGTCATCAACCCGGACACCTCCGAGGGCATGCGCGGCGGTGTCGCGCTCGTCGGTGGCGGCCCCGGGGACCCCGAACTGATCACGGTGCGGGGCCGGCGGCTGCTGGCCCGCGCCGACGTCGTCGTCGCCGACCGCTTGGCGCCCCCGGAACTGCTGGCCGAACTCGGTGCCGACGTCGAGGTCATCGACGCCGCCAAGATCCCCTACGGGCGGGCGATGGCGCAGGACGCCATCAACGCAGTTCTGGTCGACCGGGCCCGGGCCGGACAGTTCGTGGTCCGGCTCAAGGGCGGCGATCCGTTCGTGTTCGCGCGCGGCTACGAGGAGGTTCTCGCCTGCGCCGAAGCTGGGATTCCGGTCACAGTCGTGCCCGGTGTGACCAGTGCCATAGCCGTTCCGGCGCTGGCCGGAGTTCCGGTCACTCATCGCGGTGTCAATCACGAGTTCGTGGTGGTCAGCGGGCATTTGGCACCCGATCACCCGGAATCGTTAGTGAATTGGAATGCACTGGCCCAATTGTCGGGGACGTTAGTTCTGCTGATGGCCGTCGAACGTATCGAATTGTTTGCCGACGCTCTGATCTCAGGCGGCAGACCAGCGGAAACGCCGGTACTTGTGGTTCAGCACGGAACTACGGCCGCGGAACGGATTCTGACGACTACTCTCGGAGATGCGCCGATGCGAATTCGCACCGACGGCATTAGGCCGCCGGCGATCGTCGTAATCGGTCCGGTGGCGGCCTTCGCCACTTAAAGTTCTCTTAAAATTACTGTAGGGTAGCCATTCATGACGGCTCTCAACGATGCGGAGCGAGCGATGAATCGCCACGCCGACAGTTCAGAGCGCGCCCTCCCGATGCGCCTCGAGCCCAAGGCTCTGACCAAGACCAGCAAGTTCTACCCGGACTGGCTGCCGTCGCGGCGCTTCGTCGCCGCTGTCATCGCCATCGGCGGTATGCAGCTGCTGGCCACCATGGACAGCACCGTGGCGATTGTGGCGTTGCCGAAGATCCAGGACGAACTCAGCCTCTCCGACGCCGGTCGCAGCTGGGTCATCACCGCCTACGTGCTGACGTTCGGTGGTCTGATGCTGCTCGGCGGTCGCCTCGGCGACACGATCGGGCGCAAGCGCACCTTCATCGTCGGCGTCGCCCTGTTCACCATCGCCTCGATCCTGTGCGGCATCGCCTGGGACGAGGCCACCTTGGTCGTTGCGCGTTTGCTGCAGGGTGTGGGCGCGGCCATCGCCTCGCCGACCGGCCTGGCGCTGATCGCCACCACGTTCCCGAAGGGGCCGGCCCGCAACGCCGCCACCGCGATCTTCGCCGCGATGACCGGCATCGGCTCGGTGATGGGCCTGGTGGTCGGCGGCGCGCTGGTCGAGGTGTCCTGGCGGCTGGCCTTCCTGGTGAACGTGCCGATCGGCCTGGTGATGATCTACCTGGCGCGCACCACCCTGCGGGAGACCCAGCGCGAGCGGATGAAGCTCGACGCCGCGGGCGCCCTGCTGGCCACCATCGGCTGTACCGCGGCCGTGTTCGGCTTCGCCCAGGCACCCGAGAACGGCTGGCTGACGCCGGTCAGCCTGGTCTCGGCGATCGCCGCGGTGCTGGCCTTCATCGCCTTCTACTTCGTCGAGCGCCGCGCCGTCAACCCGGTGGTGCCCTTCGAGCTGTTCCGTGACCGCAACCGGCTGTCGACGTTCGCGGCGGTGTTCCTGGCCGGCGGCGTGATGTTCACCCTGACGGTGCTGATCGGCCTGTACGTGCAGGACATCATGGGCTACAGCGCGCTGAAGGCCGGTATCGGCTTCATCCCCTTCGTCATCGCCCTCGGTATCGGTCTGGGCGTCTCGTCGCAGCTGGTGTCGAAATTCCCGCCGCGGGTGCTGGTGATCGCCGGCGGTGTGCTGGTGCTGGCGGCGATGCTCTACGGCTCCACCCTCAACGGGGGCATCCCGTACTTCCCGAACCTCGTCATCCCGATCACCGTCGGCGGCATGGGCATCGGCATGATCGTCGTGCCGCTGACCGTGTCGGCCATTGCCGGCGTCGGCTTCGACCAGATCGGCCCGGTGTCGGCGATCGCGCTGATGCTGCAGAACCTGGGCGGTCCGGTGGTGCTGGCCATCATCCAGGCCGTCATCACCTCCCGCACGCTCTACCTGGGCGGTACCACCGGCCCGGTCAAGAACATGAACCCCGCGCAGTTGCACGCCCTCGACCAGGGCTACACCTACGGATTGCTGTGGGTCGCCGCGGTGGCGGTCATCGTGGGCGCGGTCGCGCTGTTCATCGGCTACACCTCTGAGCAGGTGGCTCACGCGCAGGAAGTCAAGGAAGCGATCGACGCCGGAGAGCTGTAGAGCTCGACATCGGGCAGCGAGAGCTGTAGAGCTCGACATCGGGCAGCGAGAGCTGTAGAGCTCGACATCGGGCAGCGAGAGCTGTAGAGCTCGACATCGGGCAGCGAGAGCTGTAAAGCTCGGTTGTAGAAGCGCGCCGAAGTCGGGCCCGGCTGGGGCCTGGGTAGGGTAGCTACCCATGTCTGGCGCGAGCGGTCCCCAGCCCGTCGCCAGACCGCTGGCCACCCGCATCCTCGGTGTGGCCATCGTTGCCATCACCGGCATGCAGCTGATGTCCACATTGGACGGCACGATCGTGATCGTCGCCCTGCCCCGGATGCAGGCCGAACTCGGACTGTCCGACGCCAGCAAGAGCTGGGTGATCACCGCTTACGTGCTGGCCTTCGGCGGGCTGCTGCTACTCGGCGGCCGGGTCGGCGACGCGATCGGCCACAAACGGGCCTTCCTCTCCGGCGTCGGGGTGTTCACCATCGCCTCGCTGGCCTGCGGGCTGGCCACTGAACAGTGGACGCTGATCGTGGCGCGCGCCGTGCAGGGCATGGGCGCCGCTGTGGCCGCACCGACCGGACTGGCGCTCATCGCCACCACCTACGCCGTCGGGCGTGCCCGCACTCAGGCAATGGCGGTCTCGGCGGCCATGCAGGGCCTTGGATCGGTGCTCGGCCTGGTGCTCGGCGGGGCGCTGACCGTGGTGTCGTGGCGGCTGGCTTTCCTGGTGAATGTGCCGATCGGCCTGCTGATCATCGGGATCGGGCTGACCCGGCTGGAGGAAACCCGCCACGAACGGCTCAAGCTCGACATCACCGGCGCGGTGCTGGCGACCCTGGCGTGCAGCGCAGCGGTGCTGGTGTTCACCCAGGGCCCGCCGCGCGGCTGGGTTGACCCATGGGTGATCGGTGCCGGTGTGGCCGCCGCGACATTCTTCGTGGCATTCCTGGTCGTCGAGCGCAGCGCCGACAACCCGCTGGTGCCGTTCTCGGTGTTCGACAGCCGCAGCAGGGTGGCCTCGTTCGTCGCCTACTTCCTCGCCGGCGGGGTGATGCTGACGCTCAGCGTGATGATGGGCCTGTTGGTGCAGGACGTACTGGGCTATTCACCGCTGCGCGCCGGGGTGTGTTTCATGCCGTTCGCGGCGGCCTTCGTGGCGGGCAACGTCGCGGCCACCCGGCTGGCGCTGCGGGTGGCGCCGCGCTGGGTGATCCTGGGCGGCGGCCTGCTGGTGTTGGCTGCCATGCTCTACGGCTCCACGTTGAATCGGGCGATTCCGTACTTCCCGGACCTGTTCGTCCCGATCACGGTCGGCGGCCTGGGTATCGGCATCATCTCGGTGATCCTGCCGCTGTGCACCCTGGCCAATGTGGGCCCGCGTGAGGTCGGCCCGGTGTCCTCGATCACCCTGATGGTGTTCAATCTGGGCGGGCCGCTGGTGCTGGTGGTCGTCCAGGCGGTGCAGACCTCGCGCACGCTGTATCTCGGCGGGACGACGGGCCCGGTCAAGTACATGACGCCCGCCCAGCTTGACGCGCTCGGCTACGGCTACACCTACTCGCTGCTGTGGGTGGCCGGCATCGCGGTACTGGTGGGAGTGGCTGCGCTCGGCATCGGATTCACGACCCGCGACATCGCGACCGCCCAG
Encoded here:
- a CDS encoding GNAT family N-acetyltransferase; the protein is MTVALRRSWAKDLDAATLYELLKLRVEVFVVEQACPYPELDGRDLLAETRHFWLEQPDGAVISTLRLMEEHSAGEKAFRIGRVCTRRSARGQGHTTRLMQAALADVGDHPCRINAQTYLAGMYARHGFVVDGDEFVEDGIPHVPMLKNSPS
- a CDS encoding VWA domain-containing protein produces the protein MSTAGYPLSAIVGHDRLRLALVLCAVRPEIGGVLIRGEKGTAKSTAVRALAAVLAEVDAGSRLVELPIGATEDRVVGSLDLQKVLRDGEHAFSPGLLARAHGGVLYVDEVNLLHDHLVDIMLDAAAMGRVHIERDGVSHSHESRFVLIGTMNPEEGELRPQLLDRFGLTVDVHASRDVAVRSEVIRQRLAYEADPAGFAARYAQQDRDLAARIAAARARVDEVVLPDAEVNRIAALCAAFDVDGMRADLVVARTAIAHAAWRGADAVAEEDIRVAAELALPHRRRRDPFDDPGLDPAQLDEALAATADGGTETDPEPDPEPDPPGGGQSADGNSGQTVPQQNPSSSTTRQSAPPAATFRTRALRVPGVGEGTPGRRSQARNRSGAVISATDQPESGHGLHLFATVLTAAGQGRRRPAPDDIRRAVRIGREGNLVIFVVDASGSMAARDRMSAVTGAALSLLRDAYQRRDKVAVITFRGDDARLVLPPTTSAHIASRRLTRFDTGGTTPLAKGLLAARDVVLRERVRDRTRRPLVVVLTDGRATGGPDPLGRTRSAAALLVAEGAAAVVVDCETSYVRLGLAVELAEQLAAPMLRLEQLRADYLAQAVRRVA
- the cobO gene encoding cob(I)yrinic acid a,c-diamide adenosyltransferase translates to MPQGQPLVVPDDGLTTRARRNTPVLAVHTGPGKGKSTAAFGMALRAWNAGMSVAVFQFVKSAKWKVGEESAFAALGQLNAEHGLGGAVEWHKMGSGWSWTRKGGSDDDHAAAAAEGWTEIATRLREQRHDFYVLDEFTYPLKWGWVDVDEVVEVLRTRPGGQHVVITGRDAPGPLLDAADLVTEMSKVKHPMDAGRKGQRGIEW
- a CDS encoding cobyrinate a,c-diamide synthase, with protein sequence MVSVPGVIIGAPSSGSGKTTVATGLIGALRAAGHRVAPFKVGPDFIDPGYHALAAGSPGRNLDPVLVGEELIGPLYRHGSQGSDIAVIEGVMGLFDGRIDEQAVTPARGSTAAVAELLGAPVVLVVDARGQSQSIGAVVHGFSTFHRGVRIGGVILNRVGSPRHEQVLRQSCDAAGVPVLGAIPRHDELSVPSRHLGLVTAVEHGEAARSAVAAMTSLIARHVDLAAVAALAGSAVQSPAWSPRDAIGEPLAGDPVVAMAAGRAFSFGYTEHTELLAAAGAQVVEFDPLCERLPAGTAALVLPGGFPEQYLPELAANTDLRAQIRTLAAHAPVQAECGGLAYLMTELDGHAMCGVLSGTARFTPRLTLGYRDAVAVADSSLCEAGRRVVGHEFHRTAVEFTDDYEPAWVFRGTDGQPVRDGAILGGVHASYLHTHAAAAPASVARFVSTAASVTKLAG
- the cobA gene encoding uroporphyrinogen-III C-methyltransferase produces the protein MTENAYLVGLRLTGKKVVVVGGGTVAQRRVPVLIGAGADVHVIARAATPAVEALAEQKPGITLQLRDYRDGDLDGAWYAIAATDDPAVNAAIVAEAESRQIFCVRADAAREGTAVTPASFDHDGLLVGVLAGGEHRRSAAIRSAIREAFQQGVINPDTSEGMRGGVALVGGGPGDPELITVRGRRLLARADVVVADRLAPPELLAELGADVEVIDAAKIPYGRAMAQDAINAVLVDRARAGQFVVRLKGGDPFVFARGYEEVLACAEAGIPVTVVPGVTSAIAVPALAGVPVTHRGVNHEFVVVSGHLAPDHPESLVNWNALAQLSGTLVLLMAVERIELFADALISGGRPAETPVLVVQHGTTAAERILTTTLGDAPMRIRTDGIRPPAIVVIGPVAAFAT
- a CDS encoding MFS transporter, which translates into the protein MTALNDAERAMNRHADSSERALPMRLEPKALTKTSKFYPDWLPSRRFVAAVIAIGGMQLLATMDSTVAIVALPKIQDELSLSDAGRSWVITAYVLTFGGLMLLGGRLGDTIGRKRTFIVGVALFTIASILCGIAWDEATLVVARLLQGVGAAIASPTGLALIATTFPKGPARNAATAIFAAMTGIGSVMGLVVGGALVEVSWRLAFLVNVPIGLVMIYLARTTLRETQRERMKLDAAGALLATIGCTAAVFGFAQAPENGWLTPVSLVSAIAAVLAFIAFYFVERRAVNPVVPFELFRDRNRLSTFAAVFLAGGVMFTLTVLIGLYVQDIMGYSALKAGIGFIPFVIALGIGLGVSSQLVSKFPPRVLVIAGGVLVLAAMLYGSTLNGGIPYFPNLVIPITVGGMGIGMIVVPLTVSAIAGVGFDQIGPVSAIALMLQNLGGPVVLAIIQAVITSRTLYLGGTTGPVKNMNPAQLHALDQGYTYGLLWVAAVAVIVGAVALFIGYTSEQVAHAQEVKEAIDAGEL
- a CDS encoding MFS transporter — encoded protein: MSGASGPQPVARPLATRILGVAIVAITGMQLMSTLDGTIVIVALPRMQAELGLSDASKSWVITAYVLAFGGLLLLGGRVGDAIGHKRAFLSGVGVFTIASLACGLATEQWTLIVARAVQGMGAAVAAPTGLALIATTYAVGRARTQAMAVSAAMQGLGSVLGLVLGGALTVVSWRLAFLVNVPIGLLIIGIGLTRLEETRHERLKLDITGAVLATLACSAAVLVFTQGPPRGWVDPWVIGAGVAAATFFVAFLVVERSADNPLVPFSVFDSRSRVASFVAYFLAGGVMLTLSVMMGLLVQDVLGYSPLRAGVCFMPFAAAFVAGNVAATRLALRVAPRWVILGGGLLVLAAMLYGSTLNRAIPYFPDLFVPITVGGLGIGIISVILPLCTLANVGPREVGPVSSITLMVFNLGGPLVLVVVQAVQTSRTLYLGGTTGPVKYMTPAQLDALGYGYTYSLLWVAGIAVLVGVAALGIGFTTRDIATAQHTREAVEAGEL